A window of Theropithecus gelada isolate Dixy chromosome 14, Tgel_1.0, whole genome shotgun sequence contains these coding sequences:
- the FADD gene encoding FAS-associated death domain protein, with protein sequence MRGSRSFREITVQKALWSTSGRGSGPEVHGRGWNFGLLGKRRYVARASEPKTAGARPARPQPGPPAGPAMDPFLVLLHSVSSSLSSSELTELKFLCLGRVGKRKLERVQSGLDLFSVLLEQNDLEPGHTDLLRELLASLRRHDLLRRLDDFEAGVAAGAAPGEEDLCAAFNVICDNVGKDWRRLARQLKVSDAKIDGIEDRYPRNLTERVRESLRVWKNTERENATVACLVAALRACQMNLVADLVLEVQQSRDLQNRSGAMSPMSWNSDASTSEAS encoded by the exons ATGCGCGGTTCCCGGAGTTTTCGCGAGATAACAGTCCAAAAGGCGCTCTGGTCGACTTCCGGTAGGGGATCCGGCCCCGAAGTGCACGGCCGAGGGTGGAACTTTGGGCTGCTGGGCAAGCGGCGATACGTGGCCAGGGCCAGCGAGCCGAAGACAGCGGGCGCGCGACCGGCCAGGCCACAGCCCGGGCCGCCTGCAGGCCCCGCCATGGACCCGTTCCTGGTGCTGCTGCACTCGGTGTCGTCCAGCCTGTCGAGCAGCGAGCTGACCGAGCTCAAGTTCCTATGCCTCGGGCGCGTAGGCAAGCGCAAGCTGGAGCGCGTGCAGAGCGGCCTGGACCTCTTCTCCGTGCTGCTGGAGCAGAACGACCTGGAGCCCGGGCACACCGACCTCCTGCGCGAGCTGCTCGCCTCCCTGCGGCGCCACGACCTGCTGCGGCGCCTCGACGACTTCGAGGCGGGGGTGGCGGCCGGGGCCGCGCCTGGGGAAGAAG ACCTGTGTGCAGCATTTAACGTCATATGTGATAATGTGGGGAAAGACTGGAGAAGGCTGGCTCGTCAGCTCAAAGTCTCAGACGCCAAGATCGACGGCATCGAGGACAGATACCCCCGCAACCTGACAGAGCGCGTGCGGGAGTCACTGAGAGTCTGGAAGAACACGGAGAGGGAGAACGCAACGGTGGCCTGCCTGGTGGCGGCTCTCAGGGCCTGCCAGATGAACCTGGTGGCCGACCTGGTACTAGAGGTTCAGCAGTCCCGGGACCTCCAGAACAGGAGTGGGGCCATGTCCCCGATGTCATGGAACTCAGACGCATCCACCTCCGAAGCATCCTGA